One window of the Pseudofrankia sp. DC12 genome contains the following:
- a CDS encoding NACHT domain-containing protein has product MALVLSAYYAAAEIPRGRFESAKVRLQLATRVFRETESDYYLSGDLPSELSDELIPPIERSSSPPDANQLSGLAMGGRSTSFVISGAPGAGKSFTLRAIAAQLARRTLVEESAPLPIYVAAHGLIPRGEFEDDLTDYVAKTYDLPRKLADSSTMKGDKLVLILDGLDESSDPIRLMQEFQSWRKDRPEVICIASCRSSAIPAFQDYLTDLSTIELSSPGRGTDGRTGGIDQGYDLVLRDRETGQTSIAQVKRRPSDSGYLTLPLRARQGILLDAMRPDRKYSAAELGSATALTPQETSEALDHLESAGLISRLAEYAGEPSYMLTDSSEADHR; this is encoded by the coding sequence TTGGCCCTGGTCCTCTCCGCCTATTACGCCGCCGCAGAGATTCCGCGGGGAAGATTTGAATCCGCTAAGGTTCGGTTGCAGCTGGCGACCAGAGTCTTCCGCGAGACTGAATCAGACTACTATCTTTCTGGCGATCTTCCCTCTGAACTTAGCGATGAGCTGATACCGCCTATCGAACGATCGAGTTCACCTCCGGACGCCAATCAGCTTAGCGGTCTAGCAATGGGCGGACGGTCAACATCTTTTGTGATCTCGGGTGCGCCTGGTGCAGGAAAATCTTTCACGTTGCGGGCGATCGCAGCTCAGCTTGCCCGAAGAACGCTCGTAGAAGAGTCCGCCCCGCTGCCAATCTATGTGGCGGCCCACGGCCTAATTCCGCGAGGCGAGTTTGAAGATGATCTGACTGACTATGTCGCAAAGACGTACGATCTACCGCGTAAGCTAGCGGATTCCTCAACAATGAAAGGGGATAAACTTGTATTGATACTTGACGGTTTGGATGAATCTTCCGATCCGATAAGGCTAATGCAAGAATTTCAAAGCTGGCGCAAGGATCGCCCCGAGGTAATCTGCATTGCCAGCTGCCGATCAAGCGCCATTCCTGCTTTCCAAGACTATTTGACCGATCTTTCAACTATCGAACTCAGCTCTCCAGGTCGAGGAACAGATGGGCGCACCGGGGGAATCGACCAGGGCTATGATCTCGTCCTTCGTGATCGAGAGACTGGGCAAACGTCGATTGCCCAGGTGAAGCGGCGCCCATCGGACAGCGGTTATTTGACGCTTCCTCTTCGAGCGCGGCAGGGGATCTTGTTGGATGCGATGCGGCCGGATAGAAAATATAGCGCAGCAGAGCTCGGCAGCGCGACGGCGCTAACACCACAAGAGACTTCGGAGGCTCTCGACCACCTTGAGAGTGCGGGCCTGATATCGAGGCTTGCCGAGTATGCAGGGGAGCCGAGCTATATGCTCACCGACTCCTCGGAGGCTGACCACCGATGA
- a CDS encoding ISAs1 family transposase, translated as MSSCQTGAALSSGLDNAGKEKIGRLLAMLRLVKDFRDARGRVYDLEFVLATATVATLAGATCYREIGSEAADLSQGLLAALGAPYGYFRGCYTVPCESTIRETLKGVNSHVLDLVVGTWLHEQATRDHNGDLVIALDGKVLRGAWSTENQQFTLFSAMTHNQGVVIAQTKVPADTNEITQVANLLKNIKHERGRTVITADAAHTQVKTAILLWKKRIDYVFTVKGNQPKLFQQIFDRLLPVIQKTPGHEVEECSRGSIKRWTTWTRPVDDIRFPRARTIAVICREEFDLTGARLSKEYAFIVTSLRGERAAPDAIHTHVRMHWGIENRVHYVRDTTWREDACQAHQENGPHNLAILRNLALGLLRLHGVTKIKETVQEIGRDRNRAVQYLAT; from the coding sequence GTGTCATCATGCCAGACCGGCGCCGCTTTGTCGAGCGGCCTTGACAACGCCGGCAAAGAAAAAATCGGTCGACTTCTTGCCATGCTGCGTCTTGTGAAGGATTTCCGCGACGCCCGGGGCCGGGTTTACGACCTCGAGTTCGTGCTTGCCACGGCGACCGTCGCGACGCTCGCTGGCGCCACGTGTTACCGCGAGATCGGAAGCGAGGCGGCCGACCTCTCCCAAGGGCTCCTCGCCGCACTCGGCGCGCCCTACGGCTATTTTCGGGGCTGCTACACCGTTCCCTGCGAATCCACCATCCGCGAGACCCTCAAAGGAGTCAACTCGCATGTGCTGGACCTGGTCGTCGGCACCTGGCTGCACGAACAAGCGACCCGCGATCACAACGGCGATCTGGTGATCGCCCTGGACGGTAAGGTCTTGCGCGGCGCTTGGAGCACGGAGAACCAGCAGTTCACGCTGTTCTCTGCCATGACTCACAACCAGGGGGTCGTCATCGCCCAGACCAAGGTCCCCGCGGATACCAACGAGATCACCCAGGTCGCGAACCTACTCAAAAACATCAAACACGAGCGCGGCCGAACCGTCATCACCGCAGACGCCGCGCACACGCAGGTCAAAACCGCGATCCTACTCTGGAAAAAACGAATCGACTACGTGTTCACTGTCAAGGGGAACCAGCCGAAGCTCTTCCAGCAAATCTTCGATCGCCTCCTGCCGGTTATTCAGAAAACACCGGGGCATGAGGTCGAGGAATGCTCCCGCGGAAGTATCAAGCGCTGGACGACTTGGACGCGACCCGTGGATGACATCCGTTTCCCACGGGCCCGAACAATAGCCGTCATCTGCCGCGAAGAATTCGATCTCACCGGCGCCCGTCTCAGCAAGGAATACGCCTTCATTGTCACCAGCCTGCGCGGTGAGCGCGCCGCTCCGGACGCTATCCACACCCACGTCCGAATGCACTGGGGCATAGAGAACCGTGTCCATTACGTCCGCGACACCACCTGGCGGGAAGATGCCTGCCAAGCCCACCAAGAAAACGGCCCGCACAATCTCGCGATCCTCCGCAATCTCGCGCTCGGCCTACTACGCCTCCACGGCGTCACCAAGATCAAGGAAACTGTGCAGGAGATTGGCCGCGACCGTAATAGAGCCGTCCAGTACCTCGCTACCTAG
- a CDS encoding NADAR family protein produces the protein MISEPREPVPLGSLGRPRAVEDLVQAELDGVALSFRFFWGHRPLAGGGVGASCLSQWFASAFTVEGQRYATAEHFMMAGKARLFGDEETAQAILAAPDPGRVKALGRRVAGFDEATWERHRYDIVVAGNLAKFGQQDRLRGFLLATSDDVLVEASPQDAVWGIGVAASDPRAESPVDWPGLNLLGFALMDVRAALQA, from the coding sequence GTGATCAGTGAGCCGCGAGAGCCGGTGCCTTTGGGGTCGCTCGGGCGTCCGCGTGCTGTGGAGGATCTGGTCCAGGCGGAGCTTGATGGTGTGGCGTTGTCGTTTCGATTCTTCTGGGGTCATCGGCCGCTGGCTGGTGGTGGGGTCGGGGCGAGCTGTCTGAGCCAGTGGTTTGCCTCGGCTTTCACCGTCGAGGGGCAGCGGTATGCCACGGCGGAGCATTTCATGATGGCGGGCAAGGCCCGGCTGTTCGGCGACGAGGAGACCGCGCAGGCGATCCTCGCCGCGCCGGACCCGGGCCGGGTAAAGGCGCTCGGCCGCCGCGTGGCTGGTTTCGACGAGGCGACCTGGGAGCGGCACCGCTACGACATCGTCGTAGCGGGGAACCTCGCGAAGTTCGGACAACAGGACCGACTACGCGGCTTCCTGCTCGCCACCAGCGACGATGTCCTCGTCGAGGCCAGCCCGCAGGACGCGGTCTGGGGCATTGGCGTGGCTGCCAGCGATCCACGCGCCGAGAGTCCGGTCGACTGGCCCGGTCTGAACCTTCTCGGGTTCGCCCTCATGGACGTCCGCGCAGCACTGCAGGCCTGA